A stretch of the Alosa alosa isolate M-15738 ecotype Scorff River chromosome 16, AALO_Geno_1.1, whole genome shotgun sequence genome encodes the following:
- the myca gene encoding transcriptional regulator Myc-A → MPLNSSLASKNYDYDYDMVQPYFYFENDEDFYHQQQGQLQPPAPSEDIWKKFELLPTPPLSPSRRPSLSSFYPSTADQLEMVSEFLGDDVVNQSFICDADSSKSIIIQDCMWSGFSAAAKLEKVVSERLASLQAARRESSSSDSTDSSRLNANYLQDLNTSASECIDPSVVFPYPLAENPKPSKVTQLTIMSMETPPNSGSSSGSDSEDEDEDEEEEEDDEDDEDDDEEEEEIDVVTVERRQAVRRSDSDPSNLRQHSPLVLKRCHVSTHQHNYAAPPSTRHEQPAVKRLRLEPVTASNSSRPGRQSGGSRKCSSPRTSDSEDNDKRRTHNVLERQRRNELKMSFFALRDEIPEVANNEKAAKVVILKKATECIFSMQSDEQRLLSLKEQLRRKSEQLRLRLEQLRNSHV, encoded by the exons ATGCCGCTAAATTCAAGTTTGGCGAGTAAAAACTACGACTACGATTATGACATGGTTCAGCCGTACTTCTATTTTGAAAACGATGAGGATTTCTATCACCAGCAACAAGGACAGCTTCAACCGCCCGCTCCAAGTGAGGACATTTGGAAGAAATTCGAACTGCTGCCCACTCCGCCTCTGTCACCAAGCCGACGACCCTCGCTCTCCAGTTTCTACCCCTCAACAGCAGACCAGCTAGAGATGGTGTCAGAGTTTCTAGGGGACGACGTTGTCAACCAGAGTTTTATCTGCGACGCAGACAGCTCCAAGTCTATCATTATACAGGACTGCATGTGGAGCGGCTTTTCTGCTGCAGCCAAGTTGGAGAAAGTGGTTTCTGAAAGACTTGCATCGCTCCAGGCTGCTAGGAGAGAATCTTCATCAAGCGACAGCACGGATAGCAGCCGGTTGAATGCGAACTATTTGCAAGACCTGAACACCTCTGCTTCGGAATGCATCGATCCTTCGGTGGTCTTTCCTTATCCCCTGGCCGAAAATCCCAAACCCAGCAAGGTGACACAGTTGACAATCATGTCAATGGAAACTCCTCCCAACAGCGGTAGTAGCAGCGGTAGTGATTCAG aggatgaggacgaggatgaggaagaggaggaagatgatgaggatgacgaagatgatgatgaagaagaggaggagattgATGTAGTGACCGTGGAGAGGAGGCAAGCTGTGAGGCGGAGCGACTCTGACCCCTCAAACTTGCGCCAGCACAGCCCCCTGGTGCTCAAGCGGTGCCATGTCTCCACCCATCAGCACAACTACGCCGCCCCGCCCTCCACCCGTCACGAGCAGCCCGCTGTCAAGCGCTTGCGCCTGGAGCCGGTCACTGCCAGCAACAGCAGCCGTCCCGGGAGGCAATCGGGTGGCAGCCGCAAGTGCTCGAGTCCACGGACATCAGACTCTGAGGACAATGACAAGCGCAGGACTCACAACGTGCTGGAGCGCCAGCGGCGCAACGAACTCAAGATGAGCTTTTTCGCTCTGCGGGACGAGATCCCTGAGGTAGCCAACAACGAGAAGGCTGCCAAGGTGGTGATCCTTAAGAAGGCCACAGAATGCATCTTTAGCATGCAGTCAGATGAGCAGAGGCTCCTGTCACTTAAAGAACAGCTGAGGAGGAAAAGTGAACAGTTGAGACTAAGGCTGGAACAGCTACGGAACTCTCATGTATGA